The Ahaetulla prasina isolate Xishuangbanna chromosome 11, ASM2864084v1, whole genome shotgun sequence genome contains a region encoding:
- the PHF6 gene encoding PHD finger protein 6 isoform X2 — MSGTVGQKKGPRRQRKCGFCRSNKEDECGQLLLSENQKVAAHHKCMLFSSALVSSHTDNESLGGFSIEDVQKEIKRGTKLKCSLCHCPGATIGCDVKTCHKTYHYYCALHDQAQIREKPSQGIYMILCRKHKKVPHNSEDLEEGLNEHELDPSPPKKRGRKGRPRKTSLKGQPEDARSTSSHGTDDVESSSYRDRSPHRSSPNDTKPKCGFCHAGEEENEARGKLHIFNAKKAAAHYKCMLFSSGTVQLTTTSRAEFGDFDIKTVLQEIKRGKRMKCTLCSQSGATIGCEIKACIKTYHYHCGVQDKAKYIENMSRGIYKLYCKNHSGNDERDEEDEERESKSRAKSVADHSAIPQQQLNGN; from the exons atgtcGGGTACCGTTGGACAGAAGAAGGGCCCCAGGAGGCAGCGCAAGTGTGGCTTTTGCCGATCCAACAAAGAAGATGAATGTGGGCAGCTGCTGCTCTCTGAAAACCAGAAGGTGGCAGCCCATCATAAATGTATG CTTTTCTCGTCTGCTCTGGTGTCTTCACACACTGATAACGAGAGTCTTGGAGGTTTTTCCATTGAAGATgtacagaaagaaataaaaagaggcaCAAAACTG aaGTGTTCCCTGTGCCATTGTCCAGGGGCAACCATTGGCTGTGATGTAAAAACCTGCCACAAGACGTATCACTATTATTGTGCATTGCATGATCAAGCACAAATCCGAGAGAAACCTTCGCAAGGCATATATAT GATATTATGTCGAAAACACAAAAAAGTACCACACAATTCTGAAG atTTAGAAGAAGGTCTCAATGAACATGAGCTGGATCCgtctcctcccaaaaaaaggggGCGCAAAGGAAGGCCCAGAAAGACGAGCCTTAAAGGGCAGCCGGAAGATGCTCGGTCAACCTCTTCTCACGGCACAGATGACGTAGAAAGCAGCTCTTAT AGAGACAGATCACCCCACAGAAGCAGCCCCAATGATACAAAACCTAAATGTGGATTCTGTCATGCAggtgaagaagaaaatgaagctAGGGGGAAGCTTCATATATTCAATGCCAAAAAGGCAGCAGCACATTACAAGTGCATG CTGTTCTCTTCTGGTACTGTGCAACTGACAACAACTTCCCGGGCAGAATTTGGTGATTTTGATATTAAAACTGTACTTCAAGAAATCAAACGTGGAAAAAGAATG AAGTGTACCCTCTGTAGTCAGTCTGGCGCTACGATTGGATGTGAAATTAAAGCTTGTATCAAGACTTACCATTACCATTGTGGAGTGCAGGACAAAGCAAAATACATTGAAAACATGTCACGGGGCATTTACAA GCTTTATTGTAAAAACCATAGTGGAAATGACGAACGAGATGAAGAGGATGAGGAGCGAGAAAGTAAAAGCCGCGCAAAGTCGGTAGCTGATCACAGTGCAATTCCTCAGCAGCAGCTCAATGGAAATTAG
- the PHF6 gene encoding PHD finger protein 6 isoform X1, which produces MSGTVGQKKGPRRQRKCGFCRSNKEDECGQLLLSENQKVAAHHKCMLFSSALVSSHTDNESLGGFSIEDVQKEIKRGTKLKCSLCHCPGATIGCDVKTCHKTYHYYCALHDQAQIREKPSQGIYMILCRKHKKVPHNSEADLEEGLNEHELDPSPPKKRGRKGRPRKTSLKGQPEDARSTSSHGTDDVESSSYRDRSPHRSSPNDTKPKCGFCHAGEEENEARGKLHIFNAKKAAAHYKCMLFSSGTVQLTTTSRAEFGDFDIKTVLQEIKRGKRMKCTLCSQSGATIGCEIKACIKTYHYHCGVQDKAKYIENMSRGIYKLYCKNHSGNDERDEEDEERESKSRAKSVADHSAIPQQQLNGN; this is translated from the exons atgtcGGGTACCGTTGGACAGAAGAAGGGCCCCAGGAGGCAGCGCAAGTGTGGCTTTTGCCGATCCAACAAAGAAGATGAATGTGGGCAGCTGCTGCTCTCTGAAAACCAGAAGGTGGCAGCCCATCATAAATGTATG CTTTTCTCGTCTGCTCTGGTGTCTTCACACACTGATAACGAGAGTCTTGGAGGTTTTTCCATTGAAGATgtacagaaagaaataaaaagaggcaCAAAACTG aaGTGTTCCCTGTGCCATTGTCCAGGGGCAACCATTGGCTGTGATGTAAAAACCTGCCACAAGACGTATCACTATTATTGTGCATTGCATGATCAAGCACAAATCCGAGAGAAACCTTCGCAAGGCATATATAT GATATTATGTCGAAAACACAAAAAAGTACCACACAATTCTGAAG cagatTTAGAAGAAGGTCTCAATGAACATGAGCTGGATCCgtctcctcccaaaaaaaggggGCGCAAAGGAAGGCCCAGAAAGACGAGCCTTAAAGGGCAGCCGGAAGATGCTCGGTCAACCTCTTCTCACGGCACAGATGACGTAGAAAGCAGCTCTTAT AGAGACAGATCACCCCACAGAAGCAGCCCCAATGATACAAAACCTAAATGTGGATTCTGTCATGCAggtgaagaagaaaatgaagctAGGGGGAAGCTTCATATATTCAATGCCAAAAAGGCAGCAGCACATTACAAGTGCATG CTGTTCTCTTCTGGTACTGTGCAACTGACAACAACTTCCCGGGCAGAATTTGGTGATTTTGATATTAAAACTGTACTTCAAGAAATCAAACGTGGAAAAAGAATG AAGTGTACCCTCTGTAGTCAGTCTGGCGCTACGATTGGATGTGAAATTAAAGCTTGTATCAAGACTTACCATTACCATTGTGGAGTGCAGGACAAAGCAAAATACATTGAAAACATGTCACGGGGCATTTACAA GCTTTATTGTAAAAACCATAGTGGAAATGACGAACGAGATGAAGAGGATGAGGAGCGAGAAAGTAAAAGCCGCGCAAAGTCGGTAGCTGATCACAGTGCAATTCCTCAGCAGCAGCTCAATGGAAATTAG